Proteins from a genomic interval of Betta splendens chromosome 10, fBetSpl5.4, whole genome shotgun sequence:
- the thoc3 gene encoding THO complex subunit 3, translating into MASQYYQEMEESFKNNNKSREFPAHTAKVHSVAWSCDGRRLASGSFDKTASVFILEKDRLVKENNYRGHGDSVDQLCWHPTNPDLFVTASGDKTIRIWDVRTTKCIATVNTKGENINICWSPDGQTIAVGNKDDVVTFIDAKTHRSKAEEQFKFEVNEISWNNDNDMFFLTNGNGCINILSYPELKPIQSINAHPSNCICIKFDPTGKYFATGSADALVSLWDVEELVCVRCFSRLDWPVRTLSFSHDGKMLASASEDHFIDIAEVETGEKLWEVQCDSPTFTVAWHPKRPLLAYACDDKEGKYDNNREAGTVKLFGLPNDS; encoded by the exons ATGGCGTCGCAGTACTaccaggagatggaggagagcttcaaaaataacaataaaagtcGCGAGTTCCCGGCTCATACGGCTAAAGTGCACTCGGTGGCCTGGAGCTGTGACGGCAGAAGACTCGCCTCTGGGTCATTTGACAAAACCGCCAGTGTTTTTATCCTGGAAAAGGACCGTTTG GTGAAGGAGAACAACTACAGAGGCCACGGTGACAGCGTGGATCAGCTGTGCTGGCATCCAACCAACCCCGACCTGTTCGTTACAGCGTCTGGAGACAAAACCATCCGCATCTGGGACGTGCGCACCACCAAGTGTATCGCTACCGTCAATACTAAAG GAGAGAACATCAACATCTGCTGGAGCCCTGACGGTCAGACTATTGCTGTGGGAAACAAGGATGATGTCGTTACTTTCATCGATGCAAAGACCCATCGCTCCAAAGCAGAGGAGCAGTTCAAGTTTGAGGTGAACGAGATCTCCTGGAACAACGACAACGACATGTTCTTCCTCACAAACGGCAACGGCTGCATAAATATTTTGAG CTATCCAGAGCTGAAGCCCATTCAGTCCATCAACGCTCACCCGTCCAACTGCATCTGTATCAAGTTTGACCCCACAGGAAAATACTTCGCTACAGGAAGTGCAGATGCCCTGGTCAGTCTGTGggatgtggaggagctggtgtgTGTCCGCTGCTTCTCCAG GTTAGATTGGCCAGTGAGGACACTGAGCTTCAGTCATGATGGCAAGATGTTGGCCTCGGCCTCAGAGGATCACTTTATAGATATCGCAGAGGTGGAAACAG GAGAGAAGCTGTGGGAGGTTCAGTGTGATTCTCCAACCTTTACTGTGGCCTGGCACCCGAAAAGGCCGCTGTTGGCCTACGCCTGTGACGACAAGGAGGGAAAGTACGACAACAACAGAGAGGCGGGCACTGTCAAACTGTTCGGTCTCCCCAACGACTCATGA